The DNA sequence ATCCGGAAGATTTTTTGAGAGGAGCAATGGGGGCGAGTTTGCGCCAGATGATGAGGCAAGCGGTCAATTCGACAAAGCCCAGATAGAGGTCTTGCCGCTTCTCCCAGCGCGTCTGGATGCGACGGAAACGGTTGAACCAACTGTGGCCCACCTCGACCACCCACCGCCGGGGTGGGTGTCGTTGTGGATCACCAGGAGCAGGAATGGGCGGAGCGGCCGTCGATTTCTTGGGGATATGCGCGAGCAGACCTTCATCCAGAGCCAGTTGACGACACGCCTGCGTGTCGTACCCACGGTCCAGGAGGAGATGGCGCTGTTCCTGCTCTCCTGGAGCAGGAACAGCAACGACGACAGCATCGAGGGCCTCACTCAGCATCTTGCTGTCATGACGCTTGGCACCACAGAGCACGACGGAGAGTGGAATGCCTTTCGCGTCGCTGAGGAGGGTACGTTTACACCCGGCCTTGCCCCGATCGGTGGGGTTGCTGCCCGTCGCTTCCGGGGCACCAGCGGCCCCCTTTTTCCCACCCTGGCCTTGACCATGCTCCCGTCGGCGGCTTGCCATTCCCAATCCATGCCCAGTTCCTGGTCGTACTCTTCGAGCACGAGGGCCCATGCCGCACGGAGGCATTCGTGTTCCACCCAGGCACAGAACCGCTCGTGGACAGTCGATTTCGGACCGTACCGGCGGGGCAACTCGCTCCACTGACTGCCGGTTCGGGCCAACCAAATCAGCCCGTTGAAGATTGAGCGGGCGTCCCTTGAGGGACGCCCGCTCTTTTTCCTGGGTGTGTTGATCACCAGCACTGGGGCCAGACGGACCCAAAGCTCGTCCGATACCTCCCAGAGCGTGTTCTGGTCATTGATCTGATCTTGGTGCGGTTGCGTCGTCGTCACTGCCTCTCAGTAGACCAATATCTTCCGGATAGGCTCTTAGCCGCCGGGAAGGTCAATACGCGCGGTGCGGAGCATAGAGCAGTGGTGCGAATGGCGCCGCGGGTGAAAGGGCACCCCTCACGGCGCCATTCTCCTCCATGCGCATTCAAATTCGCTTGCCGGGCCCGGTCAGAACGAGGACTTCTTTTTGATCCATGCGCCAGGGTCCGCCATGCCGCAAACGAAGAGGCCCAGGAGCGCCATCCGCCGCCCGAGTCCCTGCGCCACCCATCCGGTTTCCGGATCATCCGTTTCGTCCCCTCTGCTGCGCCGCATTGCACGTCCGCTTGGGTGAGTCCGTGATGAAGTAGCAGATTCACCGGAATCTGTGTCAGGGCCTGTTATGGGCGGGGAACCCAGAAGTGGGTCTTCACGAAGGTCGCGCTGTGCCCACAGGAACCGTACCCCTTGATAGAGCGATTTGAGGAACGGGCCGGGGCCCTCCCCGGTGTTCGCCGTGCCCACGGCCAGTGGCGTTTTGCTGCCGTTCCCGTTTACCAGGGCCGCCGTCAGCGTGCGCTACCCGGCAGCGCTGTCCTGAAGGCCCCTGTTCAAACTCGCGACCCGCGTGATCGTCTTGCCGGTGCTGCCCCCGGTGAATGGTCCGTCGGGCACCACCAGCGAGATCCCAACCTGCGCGGCACGGTCTACGGCCACGACCGTGTCAGTGAACGTCTTCACCAGCGCCAGTGGCCCGCCCCAGAAGCCCGTGCCAATGTCATCCGTTTGATCGGACGGCCCACTGACCTTCCAGCGGAAGTCGCGGATCACACCTGCGGTGGCGCTGAAGGCCTCCCTGTAGGGCTCCGGGTCAGCGGCCATCGGCAGGCAGGACCGCCGGTCGTGGCGAGTCACTTCCTTGTACGCGGAGGGCGTCATACGGGTTGGTGCCCGAGTTGTCCTCGGCCGACGGGTACGTCCCATCCGCGCCCGTCGAGGAACAGACCGTCCCGCGGAACATGGCGCGCTCAAGAATCCGCTTTACCCCGGGCACGGGTGCGCCCCGTTCGCCGATCGCCCCGCCACTGACGGTGTTGGGCGCGGGGTTCCCCCGCTCCCGGTGCCCGGGCCGGGGACAGCGCCGCAAGAGCGGAGGGTGAGGGCAATGAATGATTGCCGTGATGCGCGCGTGGCGGTGTGGACAGCAGGTACCAAAGCCAGCCTGCTTGCGCAGCCACGTCCGGTGCAGAGCAACGTCTCGATACGGCTGTTGAGATCTCCCTGAGGCGTGACGATTCGGGCCTTTGTCCGAATGGGGCGCTGCGCGTGGAAGGGCAGCCCTCACGGCGCCCCATTCTTCCCCATGCCCATTCAGGTTCGTTCGCCGGCCCCGGTCGAAAAGAAGTCCTCTTTTTGACGCGGGCGCCAGGGATGGCCCCGTGGACACCGGCGAAGGCGTGAAGGCCCCTGGGGCAGGGCATGGACGCCCGAAGCAGCAGCGCCGATGTCCTTCCCAAGGCGTTGCCACCGCCACACTGCTTCATCCAAAAATCACGGCGTTCGGAGCACCCTGAGCTCCAACGCGACGAACCCTCCCCGTCGCCCCCGGAGGAGCCATGAACCTGCAACGCCCCGCCCCGATCCTTGCCCTGACCGCCCTGCTCGCCGTTCCTGCCCTGGCGCGGATCCAGACACCCGGCACACCGCCCACACGAATTGTGCAGGGCACAGCGCAACTCGCGGGAGATACCGGCACCATCGGCAAGACCTTCACCCTGGGCAAGGACCCAAAGGCCATCAACTTCACCCTCACCGGGGCAGAGTTCAGCGTTTCTCGCGTGACCGTCGGCGACAACGTATACGTGCCGAAAGCGAACGAGAAGCTGCTGATCCTGCGCTACACCGTGCACAACCCCCAAAAAGAGGACCTCCACTACTTCTACAAAACGCTGCAATTCACCGTGGTGGACGCGAGGAACGTCAATCACGCGAACGAGAACCACATCGGCCGCGACGGCACCACTGACCGTCTCGATATCACCCTCAAACCCGCTCAGAAGGTGGCCGCGTACGCCGTGATCGCCGTCCCGGCCGCTGGTCCCATTCCGAAGCTCATCGTGAGTGTCGAGGACGACAAGCGGGTGGTGCGCTACGATCTGCGCGGCCAGGTGAGGGCGCTCCCGGCCCCATTCGCCGACCCCTCGGACGCCGCCAAGGTCACGGCGCTGGAGGCCGTGCCGATGAAGGTGGGCGCGTACGGTCCGCTCGGGCACTTCGACCTGAAGCTCGACTCGGTCGCGTTGAGTACGAACCCGATCAACGGTGGGAAGCTCGAGAGCGGAGAACGCAACCTCGTCGCCGCGTTTACCCTTCGCAACGGTGCAGCGCAGACGGCCGAGGCCCGCTCCTTCTTCTCGCGCACCTTCTCGTTCAAGTTGCGCGACGCGGACGGTGACGTCACCGC is a window from the Deinococcus hopiensis KR-140 genome containing:
- a CDS encoding IS5 family transposase codes for the protein MASRRREHGQGQGGKKGAAGAPEATGSNPTDRGKAGCKRTLLSDAKGIPLSVVLCGAKRHDSKMLSEALDAVVVAVPAPGEQEQRHLLLDRGYDTQACRQLALDEGLLAHIPKKSTAAPPIPAPGDPQRHPPRRWVVEVGHSWFNRFRRIQTRWEKRQDLYLGFVELTACLIIWRKLAPIAPLKKSSG